The window GCCGACCAGCGGTCGCAGTGCGGCGTACGACGACGCATCGCCGACCAGGACGCCGCCCAGCAACGTGGTGGCGTCGTCGGACACCACGAGCTTCTTGTAGACCCCCGCGACGTGGTCGGCCCAGACCAGTTCCAGCGCGCCGGGCGTATCGCCGTGGGCGTCGCCGAAACTGGCCACGTCGACGCCGAGGAGTTTGAGTTTCGTCGACATGTCCGCGCCTGGGAACGTCGCGCTCCCGCCGAGGATCCGGTCGACGACCACCTCGGCCTGGGCGTACCCGGGGGCGACCAAGCCGTAGCACCGGCCGTCCACCGCGGCGCATTCGCCGATGGCGTATACGGCCGGGTCCTCGGTCCGGCAGCCGAGGTCCACCGCGATCCCACCCCGCGGCGCCACCGGCAGCTGCGACTGCCGGGCCAACTCGTCACGCGGCCGGATGCCGGCCGAGAAGACGACCATGTCGGCGGGCACGACCGTCCCGTCGGCCAGCCGCAAGGCGGCGACCCGGCCGTCCGGACCCGCCTCGAGACTCTCGGTGGCCGCCGCGAGATGGACCTCGATGCCGAGCTCGGCGATCAGCCGTCGCAGCACCGCGCCGCCGCCGAGGTCGACCTGGGCCGGCATGAGCCGTGGCGCGGCCTCGACGACGTGCGTCTGGACGCCGAGCGACCGCATGGCCTGCGCGGCCTCCAGCCCCAGCAGCCCACCGCCGATCACCGCGCCAGTCCGCGCCGTCCGGGCGTGCGCCTGGATGGCGTCGAGGTCGTCCAGCGTGCGGTAGACCTCCACCCCCGGCAGGTCGGCTCCCGGCACGGGTGGCACGAACGGCCGTGAACCGGTGGCCAGGACCAGTACGTCGTAGTCGATCCGCAGCGCCGTGGCGGTGTGGACCACGCGACTGTCACGGTCGAGCGACACGACCCGCTCGCCCAGCAGCAGCTGCCAGCCCGGCTCGTCGAAGAAGCCCTCGGGGACCATCGACAGGTCGGCGGCCGAACGGCCGGAGACATACGACGACAAGGCAACCCGGTCGTACGCCGGTCGCTGCTCGGCGCCGATCACCGTCACCTGCCAGCCGGGCGTCGCGCGGGCGCGCCACGCCTCACAGAAGCGCTGGGCCACCATCCCGTGACCCACCACCACGAGCTTGCCGGTCATGCGTTCACCTCCACTTGGGGGTCGGCCGCGGCGAGCCAGTCGACGATTCCGGACACCACGTCGCGGCAGCCGCCGCAGCCGGTGGTCGCCCGGGTGGCGCGAGCTACCGCCGCGACGCTGCGCGACCCGCCGAGAACCGCCTGCTGGATCGCGCCTTTGGTCACCCCGTTGCACGAGCACACCGTCGTACCGGCGGGCATCAGCGACGGCGAGGCCGCCGGGGTCGACGTCGTCCCGCTGCCGGGAGCCAGCAGGCTGACCCGGTCACCGGGCAGCCGGGCCTGCCGGGTGAACAACTGGGTCAGCACGCCGACCGTCGACAGCTCGCCGACGACCGTCGCTCCCGCGATGCGCCCGTCGCGTACGACGAGCTTGCGGTACGTCCCTTGCGCGGTATCGGCCACGACGACGACGTCGTCGCCGGGCAGTTCGGCGTCGCGGGCACCCATCGCGGCCACGTGCAGGCCGTCGGCCTTCAGCCGCGCCGCCACTCGGCTGCCGCGGTAGCGCGCAGCCGGGTCGGCGCCGGTGAGCTGGGCGGCGATCACCGCGGCCTGCTCCCAGGCCGGCGCCACCAGCCCCGCGACGACGCCGTCGTGCTCGGCGCAGTCACCGAGCGCGAAGACCCGCGGGTCGTCGACGGACCGCAGCGTGTCGTCGACGACGATCCCCCGCTCGACCCGCAGGCCGGCGGCCCGGGCCAGGCCGACCTGCGGCCGCGCGCCGGTCGCCAGCACCAGCAGGTCCGCCAGCACGCAGGTGCCGTCGTCGAGTTCGACGCCGCCGACGGCCCCGTCGGCGTTGCGCACGATCCTGGTGACCGCCCGGCCGATCCGTGAGGCCAGACCGACTCCGGCGGCGGCGCGGACTAGGACGTTGCCGGCGGTGCTGTCGAGCTGGCGGTCCAGCAGGTGCGGGCCGACGTGCACCACGACGGTCTCCAGCCCCGAGGCGACCAGGCCGCGGCCCACCTCCAGCCCCAGCAGGCCGCCGCCGAGGACCACCGCCCGCGTGGCGTGCCGGCGCGCCCGCTGCAACTCCCGCAGATCGTCCAGCGTGCGCAGCGCGAAAGCGTTGGGCAGCAACTGTCCCGCCTCGGTGCGCAGACCCTCGATGTCCGGCAGCGCGGCGTCCGCGCCGGTGGCCAGCACGAGGACGTCGTACGGCAGCACCCGCCCGGACGCGGTGACGACCTTGCGAGCCGCCCGGTCGAGGGTGTCGACCGGGTCGCCGGTGACCAGGTCGACACCGTGGTCGTCGTGCCAGCCGCCGGGGACGAGGCCGAGCTCCTCGCCGCTGTGACGGCCGGCGAGGACCTCGGTGAGCAGGATCCGGTTGTACGCCGGAGCCCGTTCGGCACCGACGATCGTCACGCCGAGCATCCGCGCCGGGTCGCGGCGGCGCAGTTCCTCCACCACGCGCGATCCGGCCATGCCGTTGCCGACGACGACCACCCGGGGCCCGCTCACGGCGCGATCCGTTCCAGGCGTACGGCGCACACCTTGAACTCCGGCATGCCGGACACCGGATCCGTGGCGGTGTTGGTCAGCCGGTTGGCGTTGCCCGCGTCCGGCCAGTGGAACGGCATGAACACGGTGTCCATCCGGATCCCCTCCGACAGCATCGCGCGGGCCACCGCGTGGCCGCGGCGACTGACGACCTGCACCAGTTCGCCGTCGACGACGCCGAGGTCGTCGGCGACCACCGGATGCATCTCGACGAAGGCTTCCGGAGCGACGGCCACCAGTTCAGTGATCCGTCGTGTCTGGTTCCCGCTCTGGTACTGCGCCAGCACCCGCCCGGTCGTCAGGTGCAGCGGATAGCCGGCGTCGGGCAGTTCCGCGGCTGCGCGGTCGGTGACGTCGGCGAAACGGGCGCGGCCGTCGGCGGTCGGGAAGGCGTCGACGAACGGCCGCGGCGTCCCCACGGTGTCCTGCGGGCAGGGCCAGAACACGCCGTCCTCGGCCCCCAGCCGGTCGTAGTCGATGCCGGAGTAGTCCGCGGGAGCACCCCGGGTCGCCAGGCGGAGTTCGGCGAACACGGTCTGCGGCTCGGCTGGGAAACCCTGCTGGTGGCCGAGCCGGTGGGCCAGTTCCGCGATCACGTCGAGGTCGGTCCGCACTCCTGGCGGCGGCGCAGACAGCTTGCGGCGCAGCACGACACGGCCCTCGAGGTTGGTCATGGTGCCGTCCTCCTCGGCCCACTGCGCGACGGGCAGGACCACATCGGCCCGCGCAGCGGTCTCGGACACGAACGGGTCGCAGACCACGAGCAGCGCCAGGGCGTCCAATCGCTCGGTCACCGCGATCGACCGCGGCGCGGACACGACCGGGTTGCTGCCCATGACCAGAAGCGCCTGGGGTCCGGCCGGTCGGCCCAATGCCTCGAGCAACTGGCTGGCTGGCAAACCCGGGGCGGGCAGGTCGTCGGGCGCCACCCCCCACACCTCTGCCACGAACGCGCGATCCGCCGGATCGGCCAGTCGCCGGTAGCCCGGCAGCTGGTCGGCCTTCTGACCGTGCTCGCGACCACCCTGACCGTTGCCCTGGCCGGTGATGGCGCCGTAACCACTGCCGGGCCGGCCCGGCAGCCCGAGCGCCAGCGCCAGATCGATCAGCGCCGCAACGGTGTCGACGCCCTTGCTGTGCTGCTCCGCGCCACGGCCGGACAGCAGAATGGCGCGATTCGCGCCGGCCAGCAGCCGCGCGGCCTCCCGGATCTGGTCGGCCGGTACGCCGGTCAGCGCCTCGACCCGCTCCGGCCAGTACGCCGAAACCCGGTGTCGCACGGCGCCGAAGCCCGTCGTCCGGTCACGCACGTAGTCCTCGTCGACCCAGCCACGCGCGACCACGACGTGCAGGACGCCCAGCAGCAACGCCAGGTCGCCACCGGGAACCGGTTGCAGGTGCAGGTCCGCCAACCGCGCGGTGGGAGTGACTCGCGGGTCGACCACGATCAGCCGGCCGCCGCGTTCCCGCTGTGCCGACAGGTGGCGGACGAACGGCGGCATCGTCTCCGCGACGTTGGCGCCGACCAGCATCACCACGTCGGCTTCGCCCACGTCCTGCAACGGGAACGGCATACCCCGGTCGACCCCGAAGGCACGGTTGGCCGCCGCGGCGGCGCTGGACATGCAGAACCGGCCGTTGTAGTCGATCCGGCTGGTACGCAACACAACCCGAGCGAACTTGCCCAACGCGTAAGCCTTCTCGTTGGTCAGTCCTCCGCCGCCGAACACCGCCACCGCATCCGGGCCGTGCTCGGCGGCCAACTGCCGGAAACTCGCGGCGACCATGTCCAGTGCCTGGTCCCAGCTCGCCGGCAGCAGTGGGGCGCCCTTGTGCGCCCGTACCAGCGGCGTGGTGAGCCGATCAGCCGACTGCAGCAGTTGCGCCGCGGTCCATCCCTTGTGGCACAGGCCGCCCCGGTTGGTGGGGAACTCGCGCCCGGCCACCGCGACGCTGCCGTCGTCGCGACGGGTGAGCGTCATGGCGCACTGCAAGGCGCAGTACGGGCAGTGCGTGTCGACTGACGCAGCGGGCGGGTTCACACGACCCCGCCCCCGACCGTGGCCGAGCGGCGCAGGTAGCACAGCCAGGTCACCGCGACGCAGACCGCGTAGAAGCCGATGAAGACCACCATCGCGACCGCGATGCCGCCGGTGGCGGAGATCGAACTGCGCAACGCCTGCGGGATGAGGAAGCCACCCAGCGCGCCGACGGCCGAGGCGAAGCCGACGACCGCGCTGGCCGACCGCGTCGCCGCGGCCAGGGCGGCACTGCGCTGCGCGCCGTCGCCGGCCGTTGCCAGAGCACGGAACCGGAAGATCGACGGGATCATCCGGTACGTCGAGCCGTTGCCGATGCCGGCCGAGGCGAACAGGACCAGGAACGACGCGAGGAACCCGGCGAAACTCTGCCGCCCCACGAAGACGACCGCGGCGACACCGGCGATGCCCATCACGACGAAGTTCACTGCGGTGACCCGCGCGCCGCCGAGCCGGTCGGCCATGAGGCCGCCGACCGGCCGGGACAGCGAGCCGACCAACGCGCCGAGGAAGGCCAGGTTCAGGGAGGCCTGCGCCGGGAACTGGGTCTTGATCAGCAACGGAAAGGCGCCGGCGAAACCCATGAACGAGCCGAAGGTGCCGACGTAGAGGAACGACATGATCCAGGTGTGACGATCTGAGGTGACCGACAGCTGTTCGCGGACCGAGGCGCGAGCATTGGACAGGTTGTCCATCCAGCGCCAGGCCAGGATCGCCGCCAGCACGATCAGCGGGATCCACATCAGGCCGGCGTTCTGCAGGTACAGACCAGGGGCCTGCGCCCCGCCGATCACCGCGAAGGCGCCGACGCCCACGACGACGGGCACCAGTAGTTGCACCGTACTGGCGCCGAGGT of the Actinomycetota bacterium genome contains:
- a CDS encoding NAD(P)/FAD-dependent oxidoreductase — translated: MVVVGNGMAGSRVVEELRRRDPARMLGVTIVGAERAPAYNRILLTEVLAGRHSGEELGLVPGGWHDDHGVDLVTGDPVDTLDRAARKVVTASGRVLPYDVLVLATGADAALPDIEGLRTEAGQLLPNAFALRTLDDLRELQRARRHATRAVVLGGGLLGLEVGRGLVASGLETVVVHVGPHLLDRQLDSTAGNVLVRAAAGVGLASRIGRAVTRIVRNADGAVGGVELDDGTCVLADLLVLATGARPQVGLARAAGLRVERGIVVDDTLRSVDDPRVFALGDCAEHDGVVAGLVAPAWEQAAVIAAQLTGADPAARYRGSRVAARLKADGLHVAAMGARDAELPGDDVVVVADTAQGTYRKLVVRDGRIAGATVVGELSTVGVLTQLFTRQARLPGDRVSLLAPGSGTTSTPAASPSLMPAGTTVCSCNGVTKGAIQQAVLGGSRSVAAVARATRATTGCGGCRDVVSGIVDWLAAADPQVEVNA
- a CDS encoding nitrite reductase → MTLTRRDDGSVAVAGREFPTNRGGLCHKGWTAAQLLQSADRLTTPLVRAHKGAPLLPASWDQALDMVAASFRQLAAEHGPDAVAVFGGGGLTNEKAYALGKFARVVLRTSRIDYNGRFCMSSAAAAANRAFGVDRGMPFPLQDVGEADVVMLVGANVAETMPPFVRHLSAQRERGGRLIVVDPRVTPTARLADLHLQPVPGGDLALLLGVLHVVVARGWVDEDYVRDRTTGFGAVRHRVSAYWPERVEALTGVPADQIREAARLLAGANRAILLSGRGAEQHSKGVDTVAALIDLALALGLPGRPGSGYGAITGQGNGQGGREHGQKADQLPGYRRLADPADRAFVAEVWGVAPDDLPAPGLPASQLLEALGRPAGPQALLVMGSNPVVSAPRSIAVTERLDALALLVVCDPFVSETAARADVVLPVAQWAEEDGTMTNLEGRVVLRRKLSAPPPGVRTDLDVIAELAHRLGHQQGFPAEPQTVFAELRLATRGAPADYSGIDYDRLGAEDGVFWPCPQDTVGTPRPFVDAFPTADGRARFADVTDRAAAELPDAGYPLHLTTGRVLAQYQSGNQTRRITELVAVAPEAFVEMHPVVADDLGVVDGELVQVVSRRGHAVARAMLSEGIRMDTVFMPFHWPDAGNANRLTNTATDPVSGMPEFKVCAVRLERIAP
- a CDS encoding MFS transporter, whose protein sequence is MVHRRGRWIDGWDPENEQQWQAGGRRIAIRNLVLSVFAENLGFSVWLIWSAVVVSLPAAGFAFSVDQLFWLVSVPALVGAFARLPYTFAVTRFGGRNWTVVSALALLLPTIGLVACVLNPATPYLVFVLVAATAGLGGGNFASSMANINFFFPQRSKGFALGINAAGGNLGASTVQLLVPVVVGVGAFAVIGGAQAPGLYLQNAGLMWIPLIVLAAILAWRWMDNLSNARASVREQLSVTSDRHTWIMSFLYVGTFGSFMGFAGAFPLLIKTQFPAQASLNLAFLGALVGSLSRPVGGLMADRLGGARVTAVNFVVMGIAGVAAVVFVGRQSFAGFLASFLVLFASAGIGNGSTYRMIPSIFRFRALATAGDGAQRSAALAAATRSASAVVGFASAVGALGGFLIPQALRSSISATGGIAVAMVVFIGFYAVCVAVTWLCYLRRSATVGGGVV